The Selenomonas sp. AB3002 sequence TAGTCCATGCCCTGGGTGCCGTTGACCTGCTGCTCAATGATCTGGGCCACCGTGTCATTTACTACGCTGGCGTTAGCGCCAGTATAGGACGTACCGACAGAAATAGTCGGCGGGGCAATCTGCGGGTACTGCGCTATAGGCAGCTGCACAGCCGATATAAGGCCCACGATTACGATAATGATGGAAATGACTATCGCAAAGATTGGGCGGTGGATAAAAAACTTTGACAAAACGCCGCCCCCTTATTTCTTGACAGTAGAAGCGTCGGGATCGAAAAGGGAAGTATCGGTATTCAGGGAGAAGCCCATTTCCTCAGGCGTCACCATAGTCACCGTAAGGTCCCTGCCCTCCTGCAGGTTGGTAAGGCCTTCCACCACCACAATATCGCTGGCATCGATGCCTTCCTTGATGATGTAGTAGCTGCCCACCTTTTCCCCAAGTTTCACGGTGCGGGCCTCGGACTTGGCATCCCCGTTCACTACCATGACAAAGGACTTGCCCAAGAGCTGCTGCACGGCACGCTGGGGCACCAGGATGGCTCCCGGCACAACCTCACCCGTGAGCTTCACCCGTGCGTACATGCCGGGGAGCAGGATGCCGTTGGGGTTGTCAAAGAGAGCCTTCAGGGTCAAGGTACCCGTATTATCGGATAAAGCGCGGTCAGACTCAGAAATGACGCCAGTGAGTGGATATTCCGTACCATCAGACAGGGTAAGGCTCACATTCACATTGCTGTTGGGATCACCCTGCTGCATGGCCTTGATGTTCATGAATTTCAGGAACTCAGTCTCGGAAATGGAGAACTGGGCATAGATGGGGTCAGAGGAACCGATGGTCACCAGAGTGGTGTTGCCGGCAGTGGCATAAGTGCCTACTGCCACGTCATCCACGGAGAGCTGGCCCGTCATGGGAGCATAAACCACCGTATCGTCAAGATCTTCCTGAGCCTTCTTCAGCAGGGCCGCATTGGCAGCAGCAGCAGCTTCATAGGCATTCACCTGAGACTGCTGGTTGGCCACAGTCTGCTCCGCTATGGCATCAGACTTCAGGAGTTCCTCATAGCGGTAGAGGTCTGTCTGGGCATTACTCAGATTGGCCTCGGCCTGAGCCAGATTGGCATGGGCGTTCAGCACCGCCGACTCATACTGGCGGGAGTCAATGCGGTACAGGGGCTGTCCCTCCACCACATACTGGCCGCCCTGGACATATTTTTCGATAATCTTGCCAGAGACCTTGGCCTGGACCTTCACCTCATCCTTGCCTACCAGGGAGCCTGCATACTCACTGGTGAGGGGCGTATCCTGCTGGATGACGTTCATGGCCTTCACCTGGGCACCGCCCTTCTGGGCCTGCTGCTGCTCCTTGCCGCAGCCAGAGAGCACCACGGAGAGGCAAAGGGCCATCACCAGGGCCAAAGCCTTCTTGTTTTTCGTCAAAAACAAAGCAAAAAACCTCCTTCATACTATAACTCAACAACTACAACGTTTCTGGAGATTAGTAAATAAGTGTTTACTATCAATGGATTATATAGTATTATACTGCTAAGGAAAAGTCAAGAAGCACATGACAAAAATCACCTTCTTGACAAGGAGGGACGGAAATGACCTTAAAAAATCCCGGGCATGCCCTTTCCAAAGACTTTTTGGAAACCCTCATGCTCATCCAT is a genomic window containing:
- a CDS encoding efflux RND transporter periplasmic adaptor subunit, with protein sequence MALCLSVVLSGCGKEQQQAQKGGAQVKAMNVIQQDTPLTSEYAGSLVGKDEVKVQAKVSGKIIEKYVQGGQYVVEGQPLYRIDSRQYESAVLNAHANLAQAEANLSNAQTDLYRYEELLKSDAIAEQTVANQQSQVNAYEAAAAANAALLKKAQEDLDDTVVYAPMTGQLSVDDVAVGTYATAGNTTLVTIGSSDPIYAQFSISETEFLKFMNIKAMQQGDPNSNVNVSLTLSDGTEYPLTGVISESDRALSDNTGTLTLKALFDNPNGILLPGMYARVKLTGEVVPGAILVPQRAVQQLLGKSFVMVVNGDAKSEARTVKLGEKVGSYYIIKEGIDASDIVVVEGLTNLQEGRDLTVTMVTPEEMGFSLNTDTSLFDPDASTVKK